Proteins encoded in a region of the Synergistaceae bacterium genome:
- a CDS encoding branched-chain amino acid ABC transporter permease, whose amino-acid sequence MNYELNVVLLACINMIAVLGVTIFTGFTGLFSLGHAAFVGIGAYTSGVLTYHWNVPFFPALLAGMAAAGGSSLIIGIPTLRAKLRSDYFAIAILGFGEALRVCLENLSITNGARGLSLDALSSPVWILCALAGSVFVTRNFLKSRFGMAFIAIREDPVAAEMAGIDLFKNRLLSLFVSALLCGLSGALLAHRLAFIQPVMFTLTQSTQLLASVIAGGIGSVSGPLIVAFVFSSLPEMLRTLNMWRLPAYGLLLVVVMVYRPQGLLGYRELSDLTIFRFFRRRNG is encoded by the coding sequence ATGAATTATGAATTGAACGTGGTGCTCCTGGCCTGCATCAATATGATCGCGGTTCTGGGAGTGACGATTTTTACGGGGTTTACCGGCCTGTTTTCCCTGGGTCACGCGGCTTTTGTGGGCATTGGAGCCTACACATCGGGGGTGCTGACGTATCACTGGAACGTTCCCTTTTTTCCCGCTCTTCTGGCGGGGATGGCCGCCGCCGGTGGGTCGAGCCTCATTATCGGTATTCCGACGCTGCGGGCGAAGCTGCGGAGCGACTACTTCGCCATCGCGATTCTGGGGTTTGGAGAGGCCCTGCGGGTGTGTCTGGAAAATCTCTCCATCACCAACGGCGCCCGGGGACTTTCTCTGGACGCCCTCAGCAGTCCCGTGTGGATTCTGTGCGCTCTGGCGGGTAGCGTTTTCGTGACCCGCAATTTTCTGAAATCGCGTTTCGGCATGGCCTTCATCGCCATTCGGGAGGATCCCGTCGCGGCGGAGATGGCCGGAATCGACCTCTTCAAAAACCGCCTGCTCTCCCTCTTTGTGAGCGCCCTGCTCTGCGGCCTTTCGGGGGCTCTTCTGGCCCATCGTCTGGCGTTCATTCAGCCCGTCATGTTCACTCTGACTCAGTCCACCCAGCTTCTGGCCTCGGTGATCGCCGGAGGTATCGGAAGCGTTTCGGGGCCCCTCATCGTGGCCTTCGTCTTCTCGTCGCTGCCGGAGATGCTGCGGACCCTGAATATGTGGCGTCTTCCGGCCTACGGGCTGCTTCTGGTTGTGGTCATGGTTTACCGGCCCCAGGGGCTTTTGGGCTACCGGGAGCTCTCCGACCTGACGATCTTCCGGTTCTTTCGAAGGAGGAACGGGTGA
- a CDS encoding branched-chain amino acid ABC transporter permease: MFLQTLVTGLSIGGIYALMAVGYSLIFSVLSFSNFAHGAVIMLGAYIGLALATKLHLGLGLVVAGSVVGAGILSIFNERVAYAALRRRRAPSLYLMISAMGCSVFLENMVYATIGSRFYAFPEFFRRQVVSVGGSVLSLLDLFAFAVSIGSILALHLFITRTKTGISIRAGVSDMTMCSLMGVNTDRLIAIVFFLAGGFAGVAGVFLGVKYLVYPTMGWVTNKAYIAAVIGGLGSLPGALLGGLILGVLETLVSTYVSSVLRDVFSFTMLITLLIWLPNGLMGQDSEEKV, from the coding sequence GTGTTTCTGCAAACCCTCGTAACCGGTCTTTCCATAGGGGGTATCTACGCCCTGATGGCTGTTGGATACTCCCTGATTTTCAGCGTGCTGTCCTTCAGCAATTTCGCTCATGGCGCGGTGATCATGCTGGGGGCGTATATCGGGCTCGCTCTGGCGACGAAGCTCCATCTGGGGCTGGGACTGGTGGTGGCGGGCAGTGTGGTGGGGGCCGGAATTCTGTCGATTTTCAACGAACGGGTCGCCTATGCCGCTCTGCGCCGCCGCAGGGCCCCGTCGCTCTACCTGATGATCAGCGCCATGGGGTGTTCCGTGTTTCTGGAGAACATGGTTTACGCCACAATCGGTTCGCGTTTTTACGCCTTTCCGGAGTTTTTCCGGCGGCAGGTGGTCAGCGTGGGGGGAAGCGTGCTCTCGCTGCTGGATCTTTTTGCCTTCGCGGTGTCCATCGGCTCGATTTTGGCCCTGCACCTTTTTATCACCCGTACGAAAACGGGGATCTCCATTCGCGCGGGGGTCAGCGACATGACGATGTGCTCTCTGATGGGGGTCAACACGGACCGCCTGATCGCCATCGTGTTTTTCCTGGCCGGAGGGTTCGCGGGGGTGGCGGGGGTGTTTCTCGGGGTCAAATACCTGGTCTATCCCACGATGGGCTGGGTCACGAACAAGGCCTACATCGCCGCGGTCATCGGAGGGCTGGGCAGTTTGCCCGGGGCTCTTTTGGGAGGTTTGATCCTGGGCGTGCTGGAGACTTTGGTCTCCACCTACGTTTCCAGCGTTCTGAGGGACGTGTTCAGCTTCACCATGCTGATCACCCTCCTGATCTGGCTTCCCAACGGCCTGATGGGGCAGGACTCCGAGGAAAAGGTGTGA
- a CDS encoding ABC transporter substrate-binding protein encodes MKRISFLLSCAFVIGGLLLFAGAAPAAQAISIGHTVSLTGGASMWGQSEANAVDMLVKKINAEGGILGRQIVIIRYDNRADAVESVNVANRLAGDSVIAVIGPAQSGNSIATAPVLERAKIPMIVTTATNPYVTVDQRTEKVRPYAFRPCFIDPFQGTVAARFAVDRLSAKTAAILYDVGSDYGQWLAKYFEEAFAARGGKVVAKEAFRSEELDYRAQLGKMKDLKPDVLFIPTSQKEAAMAARQARDLGIAATFLGTDNWGSPDLIDLGGEAVDGAYFVNLADLDDPDIRDFVAEYRAAFGADPVLPNPIMAQDALIMIVEAAKAAGSVEGPKLAEALANLKNIKVTSGTLTVDPADHNPLNKPAVIQKVDVTKKAFVFVEKYQGE; translated from the coding sequence GTGAAGAGAATAAGTTTTCTGCTGAGTTGCGCTTTTGTTATTGGAGGACTGTTGTTGTTTGCGGGCGCCGCCCCGGCAGCCCAGGCGATTTCGATCGGGCATACCGTTTCTCTGACGGGTGGGGCTTCGATGTGGGGACAGTCCGAGGCCAACGCGGTGGACATGCTGGTGAAGAAAATCAACGCCGAGGGCGGAATTTTGGGTCGTCAGATCGTGATCATCCGCTACGACAACCGAGCCGACGCCGTGGAGTCGGTGAACGTGGCCAACCGGCTGGCCGGAGATTCGGTCATCGCCGTGATCGGCCCCGCTCAGAGCGGCAATTCCATCGCCACCGCCCCGGTTCTGGAGCGGGCGAAGATCCCGATGATCGTCACCACGGCCACCAATCCCTACGTGACCGTCGACCAGAGAACGGAAAAGGTGCGTCCCTACGCGTTCCGTCCCTGCTTCATCGATCCCTTCCAGGGAACGGTGGCGGCCCGTTTCGCCGTGGACAGACTCAGCGCGAAGACGGCGGCGATCCTCTACGATGTGGGTTCGGATTACGGGCAGTGGCTTGCCAAATATTTTGAGGAGGCTTTCGCGGCCCGGGGCGGCAAGGTTGTGGCGAAGGAGGCCTTCCGCTCGGAGGAACTGGACTATCGAGCGCAGCTGGGCAAAATGAAAGATCTGAAGCCGGATGTGCTTTTCATTCCCACCAGCCAGAAGGAAGCGGCCATGGCCGCCCGTCAGGCGCGGGATCTGGGGATAGCTGCGACCTTCCTGGGGACCGACAACTGGGGAAGCCCGGACCTGATCGACCTGGGGGGCGAGGCGGTGGACGGAGCCTACTTCGTGAACCTGGCCGACCTGGACGACCCGGACATTCGCGATTTTGTGGCGGAGTACCGCGCGGCGTTCGGAGCGGATCCCGTTCTGCCGAACCCCATTATGGCTCAGGACGCTCTGATCATGATCGTCGAGGCCGCGAAAGCAGCCGGTTCCGTGGAGGGACCCAAGCTGGCCGAGGCTCTGGCGAATCTGAAGAACATCAAAGTGACCAGCGGCACGCTTACGGTGGACCCCGCCGACCACAATCCCCTGAACAAGCCCGCCGTCATCCAGAAGGTCGATGTGACGAAGAAAGCCTTCGTTTTCGTCGAGAAATATCAGGGCGAATAG
- the lysA gene encoding diaminopimelate decarboxylase, with amino-acid sequence MGHLVWGGANCVELARTYGTPLYVVDEGIVRARCAEVRTDFLERWPGSAACYASKAFLTTCMAWIINQEGLGLDVVSGGELYTALRAGFSPSRIELHGNAKSEEELRLAFASGVGHIIADGIMELQLLDGLAEEIHRAPEVSERPRVLLRVAPGVEPHTHTYLVTGQVGSKFGLPLETDSDEDGLLSEAVRFAMASRTFDLTGFHFHIGSQIFENATYIEAVKRIVACMGRMREKFGFETRELNFGGGFGVPAAPDEPHLPLRHFTDAMMETLKAECAARKLPCPSVTIEPGRWIISDAGITLYSVETIKRLKDVTYVGVDGGMADNPRPSLYGAQYVCKLANKIGLPPEEKVVVAGRCCETGDILVESAELPRVERGDVLAVFSTGAYNFSMASGYNRLLRPAVVLVRDGMSDLIVARQTWEDLLAGDCIPQRLLY; translated from the coding sequence ATGGGGCATCTTGTGTGGGGTGGAGCGAACTGCGTTGAGCTCGCGCGTACTTACGGGACGCCGCTGTATGTTGTGGATGAAGGAATTGTGCGGGCCCGGTGCGCGGAGGTTCGGACCGATTTTCTGGAGCGCTGGCCGGGAAGCGCCGCCTGTTATGCCAGCAAGGCCTTCCTGACGACCTGCATGGCGTGGATTATCAACCAGGAAGGGCTGGGCCTCGACGTGGTCTCCGGCGGAGAGCTTTACACCGCGCTTCGGGCCGGTTTTTCCCCGTCCCGCATCGAGCTTCACGGCAACGCGAAGTCGGAGGAGGAGCTTCGTCTCGCCTTCGCCTCGGGGGTGGGGCATATCATCGCAGACGGCATTATGGAGCTGCAGCTTCTGGATGGTCTGGCGGAGGAAATCCACCGCGCTCCGGAGGTGAGTGAACGCCCGCGGGTTCTCCTTCGCGTGGCGCCGGGGGTGGAGCCTCACACCCACACCTATCTGGTCACAGGTCAGGTGGGGAGCAAATTCGGTCTGCCTCTGGAAACCGATTCGGACGAGGACGGGCTGCTGTCGGAAGCCGTGCGGTTCGCCATGGCCTCGCGGACCTTCGACCTTACCGGATTTCATTTTCACATCGGCTCGCAGATCTTCGAAAACGCCACTTACATCGAGGCGGTGAAGCGTATCGTCGCCTGCATGGGGAGAATGCGCGAAAAATTCGGCTTCGAGACCCGGGAACTGAACTTTGGGGGCGGATTTGGCGTCCCCGCGGCACCGGACGAGCCTCACCTTCCCCTGCGCCATTTTACCGATGCCATGATGGAGACCCTGAAGGCGGAGTGCGCCGCGCGAAAACTGCCCTGCCCGTCCGTGACCATTGAGCCGGGGCGCTGGATCATTTCCGACGCGGGGATCACCCTCTACTCCGTGGAGACGATAAAACGCCTGAAGGACGTGACCTATGTGGGAGTGGACGGAGGGATGGCCGACAATCCGCGGCCCTCTCTGTACGGGGCGCAATATGTCTGCAAACTCGCGAACAAAATCGGGCTGCCTCCCGAGGAAAAAGTCGTCGTTGCGGGTCGATGCTGCGAAACGGGGGATATTCTGGTCGAATCGGCGGAACTGCCCAGAGTGGAGCGGGGGGACGTTCTGGCGGTTTTCAGCACGGGAGCCTATAATTTCTCCATGGCCAGCGGCTACAACCGCCTGCTGCGTCCGGCGGTGGTCCTCGTGCGGGACGGAATGTCGGATCTCATCGTGGCCCGGCAGACCTGGGAGGACCTGCTGGCCGGCGACTGCATCCCTCAGAGGCTTTTGTATTAA
- a CDS encoding nucleoside deaminase, translating to MSDEKLFHRLLDVVENDIAPLTAAVVETGSRVFGAAVLRRADLSLVLAETSHAAFSPLWHGEIYTMKLFFELQGHPDPDDCVFLSTHQPCCMCASALAWSGFREIYYLFDYGRTREDFNMPHDLMMNREIFGCNEPRAKNRYFEWKSLCAMIDKLPDPAMARARVDKLAAIYAHFAKTAEEKANKSIKI from the coding sequence ATGTCCGACGAAAAATTATTTCACAGATTGCTGGATGTTGTAGAGAACGACATTGCGCCACTGACGGCCGCGGTTGTGGAGACGGGGTCCCGCGTGTTCGGGGCCGCGGTGCTCCGCAGGGCCGACCTGTCCCTCGTGTTGGCCGAAACCAGTCATGCGGCTTTCTCTCCTCTCTGGCACGGCGAAATCTATACGATGAAGCTGTTCTTCGAGCTTCAGGGACATCCCGACCCCGACGACTGCGTTTTTCTGTCGACCCACCAGCCCTGCTGCATGTGCGCGTCGGCTTTGGCCTGGTCCGGGTTCAGGGAGATCTACTATCTTTTCGATTACGGACGTACGCGCGAGGATTTCAACATGCCTCACGACCTCATGATGAATCGCGAGATTTTCGGCTGCAATGAACCGAGAGCGAAAAACCGTTATTTTGAGTGGAAGTCGCTTTGCGCTATGATAGATAAATTGCCTGATCCGGCCATGGCCCGGGCCAGAGTCGACAAACTCGCGGCCATTTACGCGCATTTCGCGAAAACGGCTGAGGAAAAGGCGAATAAATCGATCAAAATTTAA
- a CDS encoding ankyrin repeat domain-containing protein, translating to MKKACILLCLLWSVFCTGRGGVLQVRAAEEAPNFFELCADGTPAEVEAALAGWADVNEPGENGFTPLMLAVNLNRPEIVEVLLRSSADVDAVDNDGWTALMWSVVEADTGIVKMLLAASADVDAQTSAFLTPLLSAVFDGREDIARLLIEAGADVNLSSGNGVTPLMAASGRQSRDIVNALIGAGAEVNAEDGEGWTALMWTAVSGDAGIAETLLEASADVNIPDGEGNTPLISAAYRGHTELTSLLIRSGASVNAANVDGVTALFMGIESGSRQIVKILLSGGADPNARDAYNLTPLMAAARRGSLEVLSDLLDAGAELEAWDGDGWTAWRYAVEFKNEAAAELLVQKGAKSSNLR from the coding sequence GTGAAAAAAGCCTGTATTTTACTGTGCCTTTTGTGGTCCGTTTTTTGTACCGGGCGGGGCGGGGTCCTTCAGGTTCGGGCGGCGGAGGAGGCGCCTAACTTTTTTGAACTTTGCGCCGACGGAACCCCTGCCGAGGTGGAAGCGGCTCTGGCGGGATGGGCGGATGTCAATGAGCCCGGCGAAAACGGCTTTACTCCCCTGATGCTTGCCGTGAACCTGAACCGGCCGGAAATTGTCGAAGTTCTGCTCCGGAGCTCCGCGGACGTGGACGCGGTGGACAATGACGGCTGGACCGCGCTGATGTGGTCCGTGGTGGAAGCGGATACGGGCATCGTGAAGATGCTGCTTGCCGCCTCCGCCGATGTGGACGCTCAAACTTCCGCCTTTCTGACGCCTCTTCTGTCCGCCGTATTCGACGGTCGGGAGGACATCGCCCGGCTCCTGATCGAAGCCGGTGCCGACGTGAACCTCAGCAGCGGAAATGGCGTAACGCCTTTGATGGCGGCCTCGGGAAGGCAGTCCCGGGACATCGTGAACGCCCTGATCGGCGCGGGAGCCGAGGTGAACGCCGAGGACGGGGAGGGCTGGACCGCGCTCATGTGGACCGCCGTGAGCGGAGACGCCGGTATCGCTGAGACGCTGCTGGAGGCCTCCGCCGACGTCAACATTCCCGACGGAGAGGGAAATACGCCCCTGATCTCCGCCGCCTATCGGGGCCATACGGAGCTGACGTCGCTGCTGATCCGTTCCGGAGCCAGCGTGAACGCGGCAAATGTGGACGGAGTCACGGCTCTGTTCATGGGTATCGAATCCGGCTCCCGGCAGATCGTCAAAATTCTCCTCTCCGGGGGAGCCGACCCCAACGCGCGGGATGCTTATAATCTGACTCCCCTCATGGCCGCGGCGCGGCGGGGAAGCCTGGAGGTCCTTTCCGACCTTTTGGACGCGGGAGCGGAACTGGAGGCCTGGGACGGCGACGGATGGACGGCCTGGCGATACGCGGTGGAGTTCAAAAATGAGGCTGCGGCGGAGCTTCTCGTTCAAAAAGGAGCAAAGTCCTCAAATTTGCGATAA
- a CDS encoding ankyrin repeat domain-containing protein, which yields MMGVRRNFISGSLILMAIAGGVFGVIHLLSHRIPGEIFQSGTAEEVRQVVGTIYYFGSRNTEGRTPLFLAAMSNPDPEVIRILIEAGEDVNARALDGTTPIMTAAALNPVLEVSQALIEAGADINAVDNRGNCVLTGALVCNKNLDIARMLIRSGANLNAARGALDATPVFSALTGTYSTAEMCEIVKMMGDAGADFNFENREGTTPLLLALNLELPMEVVETLVQYGADVRRPNKKGLRPLAVLSRIARSTDDVVDLLAMGGAAGIDDRNGTGGETALMYAAASNANANIVRALLDRGASIDMRNFTGVTPLLLAAKYNVSSEILKTLLDRGADVNIRDQAGWTPLLYAIRDNPNPAVASLLIHGGADVNAASPEGWTPLSLTVSASDCLGLLEELLTAGAEVNCADASGITPLMQAVRKGIDPVGILRLLAAGADIDARDASGKSALEYMKFNGRWRRSGRYAQVIRFFRNEELRRVVAGRTFF from the coding sequence ATGATGGGGGTAAGAAGGAATTTTATTTCGGGAAGTCTCATCCTGATGGCGATAGCCGGCGGTGTTTTTGGGGTGATACACCTGCTTTCCCACAGAATTCCGGGCGAGATATTTCAGTCCGGGACGGCGGAAGAAGTACGACAGGTGGTTGGGACGATCTATTATTTCGGCAGCAGGAACACGGAAGGACGGACTCCGCTGTTTCTTGCCGCCATGAGCAATCCGGACCCCGAGGTGATCCGGATATTGATTGAGGCGGGAGAGGATGTCAACGCCAGGGCTTTGGACGGAACGACGCCGATTATGACGGCGGCCGCTCTCAATCCCGTTTTGGAGGTGAGCCAGGCTCTGATCGAAGCCGGCGCCGACATCAACGCCGTGGACAACAGGGGAAACTGCGTACTGACGGGGGCTCTGGTGTGCAATAAAAATCTGGACATCGCGCGTATGCTGATCCGGTCGGGAGCCAATCTGAACGCCGCCCGGGGCGCCCTCGACGCGACTCCTGTATTCAGCGCGCTGACGGGCACTTACTCCACCGCCGAAATGTGCGAAATCGTGAAAATGATGGGAGACGCCGGGGCGGATTTCAACTTCGAAAACAGAGAAGGCACCACCCCGCTGCTGCTGGCCCTGAACCTTGAGCTTCCCATGGAAGTGGTGGAAACTCTTGTCCAGTACGGGGCGGACGTCAGACGGCCCAACAAAAAGGGTCTGCGTCCTCTGGCGGTTCTGTCGCGCATCGCCAGGAGCACCGACGATGTGGTGGACCTGCTGGCGATGGGAGGGGCGGCGGGGATTGACGACCGCAACGGAACGGGAGGCGAAACGGCTCTGATGTACGCCGCGGCCTCCAACGCCAACGCGAATATCGTTCGGGCCCTGCTCGACAGAGGGGCGTCCATCGATATGCGAAATTTTACGGGTGTGACGCCGCTTCTGCTGGCCGCGAAATACAACGTTTCTTCCGAGATCCTGAAAACGCTGCTGGACAGAGGCGCCGATGTGAATATCCGCGATCAGGCGGGATGGACGCCGCTGCTTTACGCCATTCGCGACAACCCCAATCCGGCGGTGGCGAGCCTTCTGATTCACGGCGGAGCGGACGTCAACGCGGCCTCGCCGGAGGGGTGGACGCCCCTGTCTCTGACCGTTTCCGCCAGTGACTGCCTGGGGCTTCTGGAGGAGCTTCTCACGGCCGGAGCGGAGGTCAACTGCGCCGATGCCAGCGGGATCACACCGCTGATGCAGGCCGTGCGGAAGGGCATTGACCCCGTTGGAATTTTACGGCTTCTGGCGGCGGGGGCGGATATCGACGCCAGGGACGCTTCGGGAAAGTCCGCCCTTGAGTACATGAAATTCAACGGAAGATGGCGGCGTTCGGGACGGTACGCTCAGGTCATCCGTTTTTTCAGAAATGAGGAACTGCGGCGGGTGGTTGCCGGTCGGACGTTTTTTTGA
- a CDS encoding deoxynucleoside kinase, with protein MGQIQIIVEGMTASGKSTIVNLLSQRLGFEVMPEEFRDQLDLLSRFHHDRRWAFPMQLNFLVTRFAQYLCASEEDRYIMDRSIFGDKVYATLYYKQGYFKDSQYGCYLTLYDSLLRHTKAPRLLILVHCPFEEIMRRIYARGREDEIIAGEEYWKALYGAYSPFIDFVKSEVDIPNFLVLDLSDPNFIHTPERVERFLEEVREFFPERFAERPEN; from the coding sequence ATGGGGCAGATACAAATTATTGTCGAGGGCATGACGGCCAGCGGAAAATCGACAATCGTCAATCTTTTGTCGCAGCGGCTGGGGTTCGAGGTCATGCCGGAGGAATTTCGCGACCAGCTCGACCTGCTGAGCCGGTTTCACCATGACCGGCGGTGGGCGTTTCCAATGCAGCTCAACTTTCTGGTGACGCGGTTCGCGCAGTACCTCTGCGCCTCCGAGGAAGACCGCTATATCATGGACCGGAGTATTTTCGGCGACAAGGTGTACGCCACGCTCTACTATAAACAGGGTTATTTCAAAGACAGCCAGTATGGCTGCTACCTCACTCTCTACGATTCTCTTCTTCGCCACACGAAAGCTCCGCGTCTTCTGATTCTCGTGCACTGTCCCTTCGAGGAAATCATGAGACGCATTTACGCCCGGGGGCGGGAGGACGAAATCATCGCCGGGGAAGAGTACTGGAAGGCCCTGTATGGCGCTTACTCTCCCTTCATCGATTTCGTGAAGTCGGAGGTGGATATCCCGAATTTCCTCGTGCTGGATCTCTCCGACCCCAACTTTATTCATACTCCCGAGCGTGTGGAGCGGTTTCTGGAGGAAGTCCGGGAGTTTTTCCCGGAGCGTTTCGCCGAAAGACCGGAAAACTGA
- a CDS encoding diguanylate cyclase, producing MSARDLLEEEEFADSEAGKDPLVMRVVALERELMKVRRTEKVLYETEQRYLTLMDSAVFLYMLLSPSGVLRMMNHRAEEFLGFHLKFGVEVTLQSLSGPGYTGEVEFVLKDALRKSTRVTLPVVRADGALGWLDMEFAGVMWQGSPAVQCIAFDVTELVRGQAETPPPSDYGPAWALPLLSSCPGLLCFAVDREGVLLYATRGYREVAGRFLGHECVCGLVYPASLDTAFDMELHELIFEACEGKTGMTSLMEKGEESGSNQWDVTVAPLVASTGSIAGAVVYLTTHPKSLAASPETPPEPEPEEAKDEVEEPRFSKLALQTELLNALPGMCVVLDENGICLEASEPFFRVLGLRGEKAAGRAFWELGGGNSASDEALREKILHRIRHGWNEAMDCQFCTQEGESLWLTLEGVSVQWGEKSATLVHCLDNTRLHRTEEQLKRMSTTDSCTGALNRAGMERVLETEVERALRYRGSLSMIVFDIDGFRELNERIGYAACDRVLKELVNVFRSRVRSTDFLGRWGGDEFMVLIPLPVSAGIQFAEQVRDMIDHQTLGDETHLTVSAGVAELRKGMDVPTLVALAYDAMIEAKKSGGNRSKQAQEPVLAETADSSA from the coding sequence ATGTCTGCACGGGATCTGCTGGAAGAGGAAGAGTTTGCTGATTCCGAAGCGGGAAAAGACCCGTTGGTGATGCGTGTCGTTGCGCTGGAACGGGAACTGATGAAGGTGCGGCGTACGGAGAAGGTTTTGTATGAGACGGAGCAGCGCTATCTCACCCTTATGGACAGCGCCGTTTTTCTGTACATGCTTCTTTCTCCCTCGGGAGTGCTGCGCATGATGAACCACCGGGCGGAAGAATTTCTGGGATTTCATCTCAAATTCGGCGTGGAGGTTACCCTGCAGTCCCTCTCCGGCCCCGGCTATACGGGAGAAGTGGAGTTTGTCCTGAAGGACGCGCTTCGAAAGTCCACCCGCGTCACCCTGCCGGTGGTGCGCGCGGATGGAGCTCTGGGGTGGCTGGACATGGAGTTTGCCGGAGTGATGTGGCAGGGAAGCCCGGCGGTTCAGTGCATTGCCTTCGATGTGACGGAACTGGTTCGAGGTCAGGCGGAAACTCCGCCTCCCTCCGATTATGGCCCCGCCTGGGCCCTTCCGCTCCTGAGCAGCTGCCCGGGACTCCTGTGTTTTGCCGTGGATCGGGAAGGAGTTCTGTTGTACGCTACGCGAGGCTATCGGGAGGTGGCGGGTCGTTTTCTGGGACATGAATGTGTCTGCGGCCTCGTTTATCCGGCCTCGCTGGATACGGCCTTCGATATGGAGCTGCACGAGCTGATTTTCGAAGCCTGCGAGGGAAAGACGGGAATGACCTCTCTCATGGAAAAGGGCGAGGAAAGCGGCAGCAACCAGTGGGATGTGACGGTGGCTCCTCTTGTGGCATCCACGGGCAGTATCGCCGGAGCTGTGGTTTATCTGACCACTCATCCGAAAAGCCTCGCGGCTTCCCCTGAAACGCCCCCCGAACCCGAGCCGGAGGAGGCGAAGGACGAGGTGGAAGAGCCCCGGTTTTCGAAACTTGCCCTGCAGACCGAGCTGCTGAACGCCCTGCCGGGGATGTGCGTTGTTCTGGACGAAAACGGGATTTGCCTCGAAGCCAGCGAGCCCTTCTTTCGGGTTTTGGGCCTGAGAGGAGAAAAGGCGGCCGGCCGTGCCTTCTGGGAGCTTGGCGGGGGAAACAGCGCTTCCGACGAGGCGTTGCGGGAAAAAATCCTCCACAGGATCCGTCATGGATGGAATGAGGCTATGGACTGTCAGTTTTGCACCCAGGAGGGCGAGAGCCTCTGGCTGACCCTGGAGGGAGTTTCCGTCCAGTGGGGAGAAAAAAGCGCCACTCTGGTTCACTGTCTCGACAACACGCGATTGCACCGCACCGAGGAACAACTGAAGCGCATGTCCACCACGGACAGCTGCACGGGAGCTCTGAACAGGGCGGGCATGGAGCGGGTCCTCGAAACGGAGGTCGAGCGCGCCCTGCGCTACCGGGGCTCGCTGTCGATGATCGTGTTCGATATAGACGGTTTTCGGGAGCTCAACGAACGCATCGGGTACGCCGCCTGCGATCGGGTGCTCAAAGAGCTGGTGAACGTATTCCGGAGCCGCGTCCGTTCCACCGATTTTCTGGGGCGCTGGGGAGGGGACGAGTTCATGGTTCTGATCCCCCTGCCGGTGAGCGCGGGCATCCAGTTTGCGGAGCAGGTTCGCGACATGATCGATCATCAGACCCTGGGCGATGAAACCCACCTGACGGTGAGCGCGGGCGTGGCGGAGCTTCGGAAGGGCATGGACGTCCCGACCCTGGTGGCCCTGGCCTACGATGCCATGATCGAGGCCAAGAAAAGTGGAGGAAACCGTTCGAAGCAGGCACAGGAGCCGGTTCTTGCGGAAACCGCGGATTCTTCCGCGTGA
- a CDS encoding DUF5698 domain-containing protein gives MSILGLFAIFFARIVDVSCNTVRLLFLVKGQRVIAACIGFFEVMIYMLALGFILGGGKTLSAVQLIFYCGGFATGNLVGSWLEERLLNTFILVEAILDDNEDALVDIDAVRAMGLGATVIHGNGLSGPKLVIRIFCRRHDVRAVQEIFGDQGFVTVSDVKRCTGGWFPKRP, from the coding sequence ATGAGTATTTTGGGGCTTTTCGCGATCTTTTTTGCCCGGATTGTCGATGTGAGCTGCAATACGGTTCGTTTGTTGTTTCTTGTCAAGGGGCAGCGCGTCATTGCGGCGTGCATCGGTTTCTTTGAGGTCATGATCTACATGCTGGCTCTGGGGTTCATTCTGGGAGGGGGCAAAACGCTGTCCGCCGTGCAGCTGATATTTTATTGCGGAGGATTCGCCACGGGAAACCTGGTGGGCTCCTGGCTGGAGGAGCGTCTGCTCAACACATTTATTCTGGTGGAAGCCATTCTGGACGACAACGAGGACGCTCTTGTGGATATAGACGCAGTACGGGCCATGGGACTGGGGGCGACGGTGATTCACGGAAACGGGCTCAGCGGGCCGAAGCTGGTGATCCGGATTTTTTGCCGCCGTCATGACGTTCGCGCGGTGCAGGAAATTTTCGGCGATCAGGGGTTCGTTACGGTCTCTGACGTCAAACGCTGCACCGGAGGCTGGTTCCCCAAAAGACCCTGA